The DNA region TATTTTTAAATTTCTTTATCCATCGTCAAAATAGTTTCTACTAACACCTCTACGCCGGCAATAATATCTGCTTCACTAGTCATTTCAGCAGGATTATGACTAATCCCCTCAATCGATGGTACAAAAATCATTGTCGTAGGCATTATCGCCGCCATATGCATGGCATCATGACCTGCCCCACTATTCATGCGTCGATATTTAATGTTCTTCTGTTGACAAACGCCTGCTGTTATATCAGCTAAATTTTTAGATAACCGCACTGGTCTATCAGAAGTCAAAACATCAATAGTTATTTTTACTTCATCGGCTTCGCCTACACAACGCACAGCTTCGTGTATTTCTTCTATCGCTTCTAAAATAACTTCATAATCTACGCCACGTAAATCTAGCCATAATACTACCTTGCCAGGAATAACATTAATTGAGCTAGGCTCAATATCCACTACCCCGACAGTAGTTACAATCCCTTGCTCGGAATGTGCTTTTCCCACCTCTTCAATTGCCAAAATTAGTTTAGCCCCACTAACCAACGCATCCTTACGGAAATTCATTGGTGTTGCCCCAGAATGGTCAGCCACCCCTTCAACTGTAATTTTCATCCGTGTCGGGGCAGCTATATTTTCCACTACCCCAATTGCTTCACCACTATCTGCCAATACACGCCCTTGCTCAATATGTAATTCTACAAATGCTGCATATTTGCTGGCATCTAGCTTAACTTGTTCATATTTCTCTGGCTCAAAACCAGCTTGTTTTAATACTTCAATGTAGCTTAATTCATCCTTTTTAGTCGCACTAGAAAATGTTTCTGGCGTACCTACCCCCGCCAACAACTTACTACCAATAGTAGCGAAACCAAAACGAGTTGATTCTTCTGCCATAAAAATTATTACTTCGTAAGAATGTTCCAACCCTTGTTCTTTAATGGCATAAGCGGCTTCCAAAGCTGCTACTACCCCTAATGCTCCATCGTAAGCGCCACCTTGCTTTACTGTATCTAAGTGCGAACCAGAGGCAATCGTTGGCAAAGTTGGATTTTTCCCTGGCAAGCGGGCAAAAATATTGCCCACATAATCGCGCCGCACTTCCATCCCCAATTCTTGCATTTTCTCCATGATATATTTTTGCGCTGCTAGATCCTCGGCAGAATATGCTAATCTAGTTATCCCTTTATCGACACTACCACCAAAACTTTTTAAGTGTTCTAAGATTTCTAACACTCTCGCTTGCTTAATTTTCATATCGCACCTCACTATTTTTTCTCTCTATTAACACCATATAAAGTTTTAGACCTTAACTATACTAAATATATTAATATAATTAAGGTCTTTAAGCAAGAATCTTTGTTATGTAATTTTAATTAGACTTGTTTTGCTTTCTAGAAGAACTAGAATTTTTGGCCAATACATTCTTTTTACCACGTTTATTTTCCCGCACACTACTTTTACCACGTTTTACTTGTCGATCGTTTTTCTTGCGGCTACTCATAGTTTCGCCAGCATGATTTTGCTTTTCAATTTTATAACCTAGCGCTTTTTCAATTGCCGTTAGCCACTTAACATCATCGTGCGTATACAAGGTAACAGCAACGCCATCAGCACTGGCGCGTCCAGTTCTCCCAATGCGATGAATATACATATTCGTATTATGTGGGATATCATAATTGATAACATGTGTTACACCTTGAATATCCATACC from Succinispira mobilis DSM 6222 includes:
- a CDS encoding M20 family metallo-hydrolase, whose product is MKIKQARVLEILEHLKSFGGSVDKGITRLAYSAEDLAAQKYIMEKMQELGMEVRRDYVGNIFARLPGKNPTLPTIASGSHLDTVKQGGAYDGALGVVAALEAAYAIKEQGLEHSYEVIIFMAEESTRFGFATIGSKLLAGVGTPETFSSATKKDELSYIEVLKQAGFEPEKYEQVKLDASKYAAFVELHIEQGRVLADSGEAIGVVENIAAPTRMKITVEGVADHSGATPMNFRKDALVSGAKLILAIEEVGKAHSEQGIVTTVGVVDIEPSSINVIPGKVVLWLDLRGVDYEVILEAIEEIHEAVRCVGEADEVKITIDVLTSDRPVRLSKNLADITAGVCQQKNIKYRRMNSGAGHDAMHMAAIMPTTMIFVPSIEGISHNPAEMTSEADIIAGVEVLVETILTMDKEI